One Arvicanthis niloticus isolate mArvNil1 chromosome 13, mArvNil1.pat.X, whole genome shotgun sequence genomic window carries:
- the Emc2 gene encoding ER membrane protein complex subunit 2 isoform X2 translates to MRDKMRKWREENSRNSEQIMEVGEELINDYASKLGDDIWIIYEQVMIAALDYGRDDLALFCLQELRRQFPGSHRVKRLTGMRFEAMERYDDAIQLYDRILQEDPTNTAARKRKIAIRKAQGKNVEAIRELNEYLEQFVGDQEAWHELAELYINEHDYAKAAFCLEELMMTNPHNHLYCQQYAEVKYTQGGLENLELSRKYFAQALKLNNRNMRALFGLYMSASHIASNPKASAKMKKDNIKYASWAANQINRAYQFAGRSKKETKYSLKAVEDMLETLQITPS, encoded by the exons atgcgagataaaatgagaaaatggcgAGAAGAAAACTCAAGAAATAGTGAGCAAATTATGGAAGTTGGAGAAGAATTAATTAATGATTATGCTTCTAAGCTTGGAGACGACA TTTGGATCATATATGAGCAGGTGATGATTGCAGCCCTAGACTATGGTCGGGATGACTTGGCATTG TTTTGTCTTCAGGAATTAAGAAGACAATTCCCTGGTAGTCACAGAGTTAAGCGGTTAACGGGCATGCGATTTGAAGCTATGGAAAG atatgACGATGCTATACAACTGTATGACCGAATTTTGCAAGAAGATCCAACTAACACT GCTGCCAGAAAGCGTAAGATTGCCATTCGAAAAGCCCAGGGGAAAAATGTGGAGGCCATTCGAGAGCTGAATGAGTATCTGGAACA GTTTGTTGGAGACCAAGAAGCCTGGCATGAACTTGCAGAACTTTATATCAATGAACACGA CTATGCCAAAGCAGCCTTTTGCTTAGAGGAGCTGATGATGACAAATCCACATAATCACTTATACTGTCAGCAGTATGCAGAA GTCAAATACACACAAGGAGGACTTGAAAACCTCGAGCTTTCAAGAAAGTATTTTGCACAGGCACTGAAACTCAACAACAGAAACATGAGAGCTCTGTTTGGGCTTTACATG tctGCAAGTCATATTGCTTCTAATCCAAAAGCAAgtgcaaaaatgaaaaaagacaacATCAAATATGCTAGTTGGGCTGCTAATCAGATAAACAGGGCGTATCAG tttGCAGGTCGAAGTAAGAAGGAAACTAAATACTCTCTTAAGGCAGTTGAAGACATGTTGGAGACATTGCAGATCACTCCGTCTTAA
- the Emc2 gene encoding ER membrane protein complex subunit 2 isoform X1 has protein sequence MAKVTERYDVTWEEMRDKMRKWREENSRNSEQIMEVGEELINDYASKLGDDIWIIYEQVMIAALDYGRDDLALFCLQELRRQFPGSHRVKRLTGMRFEAMERYDDAIQLYDRILQEDPTNTAARKRKIAIRKAQGKNVEAIRELNEYLEQFVGDQEAWHELAELYINEHDYAKAAFCLEELMMTNPHNHLYCQQYAEVKYTQGGLENLELSRKYFAQALKLNNRNMRALFGLYMSASHIASNPKASAKMKKDNIKYASWAANQINRAYQFAGRSKKETKYSLKAVEDMLETLQITPS, from the exons ATGGCGAAGGTCACTGAGCGTTACGATGTGACTTGGGAAG aaatgcgagataaaatgagaaaatggcgAGAAGAAAACTCAAGAAATAGTGAGCAAATTATGGAAGTTGGAGAAGAATTAATTAATGATTATGCTTCTAAGCTTGGAGACGACA TTTGGATCATATATGAGCAGGTGATGATTGCAGCCCTAGACTATGGTCGGGATGACTTGGCATTG TTTTGTCTTCAGGAATTAAGAAGACAATTCCCTGGTAGTCACAGAGTTAAGCGGTTAACGGGCATGCGATTTGAAGCTATGGAAAG atatgACGATGCTATACAACTGTATGACCGAATTTTGCAAGAAGATCCAACTAACACT GCTGCCAGAAAGCGTAAGATTGCCATTCGAAAAGCCCAGGGGAAAAATGTGGAGGCCATTCGAGAGCTGAATGAGTATCTGGAACA GTTTGTTGGAGACCAAGAAGCCTGGCATGAACTTGCAGAACTTTATATCAATGAACACGA CTATGCCAAAGCAGCCTTTTGCTTAGAGGAGCTGATGATGACAAATCCACATAATCACTTATACTGTCAGCAGTATGCAGAA GTCAAATACACACAAGGAGGACTTGAAAACCTCGAGCTTTCAAGAAAGTATTTTGCACAGGCACTGAAACTCAACAACAGAAACATGAGAGCTCTGTTTGGGCTTTACATG tctGCAAGTCATATTGCTTCTAATCCAAAAGCAAgtgcaaaaatgaaaaaagacaacATCAAATATGCTAGTTGGGCTGCTAATCAGATAAACAGGGCGTATCAG tttGCAGGTCGAAGTAAGAAGGAAACTAAATACTCTCTTAAGGCAGTTGAAGACATGTTGGAGACATTGCAGATCACTCCGTCTTAA